TCGTTCAAGGAAATCGAATTTTACACCTATTTGCTTACGAAATGTTAGAAATGATAAGATTTATTAGCTTTTTCTTTTCTCTCTTAAAAGTACTGTACCAAGTACAGTGTTGTACACACTAACGATCATGAACTACTTGTCTACGTCGAATCTGCGttactctctctttctctctctagtCCTCGAAAAAATATTACTGTTTGTTGTTTAAATCGCGAAAGTGTGCTCAAAATGAATCCAAACCTAGCTCGGCGCGATTCGATCAAGTTCGTACCCTAAATTGCGCGTGTTTCCTCCTCGTTTTGCAAACCGAAACGAAAGCAAAAGTAAATCCGGCTGAGTTGAGCGATTCGATGCGTTCCAGCGACAAATGAGAGTGAGTTAGGTTAAGTATGTCtgtctgtgtgtgtttgtgagtgaGTGACTGCGAAAATGAGAGCGCACCATCTTCCTTTCCTTTCGCGCGCGCACTGATGAATGGTTTTTGAAGCTAAACAAAACGAAAAGGGACGATTGATCGCGCTTATGCTCCCTTTTTAAttcctctctttctctttctctctctctctctcactcgcTCTCGCTCTCTTTTTTTCCTCCCTCTCCCTACACACTTTGACCAAGCGTTGGTGTTTGGCCGTTCAAATTTAACGGTTGCTAGTTGTTGTTTCTTCCGAGAAACAGTGAGACGAGCTCTGTGGAAGAggcaaaaatatgcaaaataggtttgaaagtgttttttttttatttgtttggggGGGCTTGAAAGAGGTCATTGGTAAATGGTCTTTCACAAGTCATCGCTAGTTTCCCAGTACACAAGTGATCCATAGCGCGCGCGCAAATGCCATCAACTGGCAGCATCAGCATATCGGCAACAGAAATGGGGGTTTCAAAacaactgtgtgtgtgtgttttatgTGGGTGTGAACGTTGACTTGAATATTTACTATTGCTTTGTCATTGGGCAATAGAAGTGCTgaatttgtgttttgttgttgggGTAGAATTAGTGTCTAAGGAAAATTAAGaatcaataataaataatatttttgtgttaGTAGGAAGCGTTAGTAGgaaaacatttcaacattttttttgtacatttagTAAAAGAACCAGAattcatgccaaataaaagGTAGATTTAGAAATATGTTTTACAATGAACGTATAAATagataaatatttaaatcaaaatttgttagtaAGGAAAACACAACAAAAGGGAACTAAGCAAAATGAAACACAACATTCACACAAACATACGTTTACAACCACACAGCTTGTTTCAAAGTGTTCGTGTTGcgtttttaaaactgtttacATTAAATGATTTTGGTTTTAGCTCACTCGTCTTCTGTGTTAACATACCGATTTGCTGACCATAGAATGATGTGGGGTTTGTAGTAGTATACCTTGTGGTGGTGGCGCCGTCACGCCGGAGACGGGTGGTACGGCGACTGACGGTGGCGGGGGACCGCTGGGGGGCCCGTGCGATCCTGCACTGTGCGGGGCCTCGAGCGGGGTTGTACTATGGGCCTGCTGCAGTCCACCTGGAGAATAGCCGCCggtttatatttgttttattcgtaacgattttttttgttttttttttctaatgcaaGTGTGCGTCAGTTCATCATCCATCAAAATTAGCGCCAGACGTGGTGTCGGTCGGAGAGGAGCCAGGCGGCGGGGCCAAATAACGCCGGGGGTCTGAAATTATTCTTCCAGAATATTCACTTGCTCTGTATTGAGGTTATGATTAGTTGTAATCTTAGCTGTTTAACGTCTAATCGCTGGATCTTTATAGCTTTTAAAAGACTTAAACTGAgatatttcaaaataacttttatATATCAGGACCTTCAAAAGGATCTTTAACTCTCGTAATTCAATTGGACAGTGTACAGGAATATCAATCCTGAGTTTGTATGGATACCGGATTTGGCCGACGGGAATTGTTCATagtccacttttttaagagaataagggaaattctccacggatttttttttttacactatgaaatatttttatactttttcccAAATCGACACCACGCACGGCACACACAGCTTGCTAGTCCTAACCCCGCGTTAAACACTTACCTTCCGAGTATCCTCCGGCGCCGCCGCCCGTCGACGATCGCAGGAAGTACTCCTTGTTGACGCAGTTCCGCAGACAGTCCGGGATGTTGCCGATGATTGCCCGCCGGATCTCGCTGGCCGCCATCTCGCGCAGCTCGGTCGTGGCCGCCTCGCTGTAGAAGGCGGCGTGGGGCGTACACAGCAGGTTGGGGGCGTCTTTCAGGGCACCCTTTTATTAAGAGAGGTGGGGTAACAAGAGAGGACAGTTTGTTAGGAGATGTGGGTTCTACTTTCGACTGGCACACGCCATAACCCACAAATGACTATGATAGTGACTAGTGTTAATGATGTTAGCTTTTTTTCCGACTCTACAAAACAAACTAAATACCTCCTACGGCTAATCCTAGCAATGACAGTTTATGTCATGTATGGAAAGTGTTAGTGAGTTACGACTGTTAATGGCTTAGTTCGTGTTTTACTCCATTTGGATGAGAACTTGACTATGAATTGCATGACTTTTTGTATTATTCAACAGTGATTGCAACAAACATAAATATGATCAAATGAGCGGATGGTAAGCTTTCGTTACGCGACTATCCTCAGTTTTTTATTCTTTCgacaaacagcaaaaaaaaaaacataaaccaaGACTGGAGAATTCTGGCACAAACATGAACCAACAACAGACACATAGAGGAAAGGTTTAGAATCTAGTAGCAAAGTAAACCTGAAATACATTGTATGGCTCATTCTCATGAACGTCCAGCGCGGCCGCCCGGATTCGGCCCTGCTTGAGCGCGTGGGCGAGCGCCTCGTCGTCGACTAGTCCGCCGCGGGCTGTGTTCACTAGAAATGCACCGGGTCTCATCTGGAAAAAAAGAGGGAGAGGGAATACGAAAAACATTGTTTATTGCGTGAAATAAACTGGCTCAAAATATTTGCTCTTATAAGTAAAATATTGagggctttgaaaaaaaattagttgaatAAGTCGAATGTTTTCAGCCCATGAAAAAGGTTAAAATCCTCAACAGGATGATTGAACAATGTTGCTCAAGCTAAAATCCACTACAAAGAATCATCTTTACGGATAACTTAACGCAGTAGGTCTGGCCAGTAAAAAAAAGACGTTATCACGTTATCAATTGTTTATATGGAATTAGATTAGtagaatttcgcaaaaaaaaaacttgacattaattttgtattttttatttgtataaaactttatacaagtatccatacaaatttgggggctgtccatagaaaagtgctatggaaacattcaaaaatctgtatctcgagaagggattttctaatcgatttggtgtctttggcaaagtggTATATTACGATTAGGactacagtccaaactcgattatccgaaggccatggcaaaatttcacttcggaaaatctaaatttcggatcatcgaatcacgaaaaaacattatttaaaattcaatcaaccattcaaatttgtttaaaatgcggtcacagaactcaaatttgatgttaaaagtaagaaaattaaaaaagaatggcagaatggcccgcctaataaaggttccgttgttttttgataaccttggTAGTAACTTCTAGTAACATTATaagcattgaacaaactttttcaaacaatctaacttttcagaaagcttatttaaaacgttacttaatccacctttaggtgtttGGTGTcatcctctcatttatagagtgattccaacccccctaaagtatccacatggtttatggatcgcccCTACACTGAAAGCCCAACCATggtaattttaagaatatttgctaaaaatgctgcttattaaattaactgtggctttttggcgtaaaagaggttttgggtgactcaccacacataaccttcggacgcctagaaatgagcagaaacatgcaacagagaccacaaaagacccgggggtcgttaaagtggattgctttgcttttttttgtggctttttggtgaaagtaaacgcaaatatggtaaaatgtaccatgctttcacaaaattgcatggtagCAATTACGAAATCATTATCATCCTCTCCATattggagggttaaaattactataccgctctcgacatagtaaaactgactgctttaatcagtcaatccaagcacggaatgttttcagcaaaaatacgtcggtgcgtgttctcaatttaaccctacgatatggtagcaactaccatggttgggttttcagtgtaATGTGATTGCAGCACCTAAGATGTCCTgaaaaaataagtgaaaaaaaacagactacctacagacattttgtcaatattgtacatacaccgccgtggggaaatagattgaggttatgtaaattcagatcattttttaaactgcttgtagtTTTGGATAGGTAtgtcagattttgaaaattcttaatccacaagaaaggtcattccagaacctttctaaaaatatataatatgacaggtttccatgcaaaaaccaccattttttgcaaattgtgaaatttatatgaagcagttttttaagcataacttttgatgtgccttactaaatcttataaatttcaatagggacttatgggaccccaagacgaatcgaataaggccaatacggtcaaaatcggctcaaCCAGTGACGTgctattccagtgacattgatttggtacacatgtctacatacagccaaacacacagccatttgctcagctggtgattctgagtcgatatgtacaaatgaaggtaggtctaggaggtcaaattaagaagtttgtttttcgagtgattttatatcctttcctcattgaggtgaggaaggcaaaacctcgaaaaaaacaacatttgcgtggttttgtcaataaatttacatttttgctcataattcgaaaaatacaataaaatccaacgtcgttttcggtatggtgatgttatttgacgtcctttataagacccttgccttacggttggtctaaatccattctaaagcccaaaaccaagggtggcccattctgccccctggtccattctaagttttgagaaaaaaatcaagtaagtttggactttttgccctctataaattaacgcaattaaaaaagattttgaaataaaattgtgtaaaattagagCATCAATAGTCTAAATAGGaccagctcgaatttttgctcaaaagttgttttgcacgctgaaatttaacaaaacagaatgcGCATACATAACATCAAAGGGCGATAATTCCAACCGTCTTGCTTCGCTCGGTTCtactactcaacactaggtgtcgcatgtcgtttggctTTGGCTCAGAACcctccccctcctccccccttaACGTTACGTGATAAAGGAACGCCCCCTCAGTTGTAAGggagatacactcaatgtttacatttgcttatttgacttaaagaaaaataagtccacaattcaagcaaaacaatgtaaataggCCGATGTTGATTCGACAGTCCATCCTGTTCATGTCAGTTAATGTTTACTTTTGGCATGAGCAGGATAGACAATTGCACATCGGCCCattaacattgttttgcttgaattgcaaatttttgatcttGGGACATTGATGCGTAGAATGACATTTAAGTGGAAATAACTTGAGCCAgagttaccagatcttcaaactaAAAGACTTGGACTTTACATATTCAACGATTTGTCGAATGacggatccagacatagtttccTAACGTTCAAGTTaggtccggcttcaaaaaagaacgTAAGTATTAAATATCACTTGAgtgatcataacttgagacggggttgccagatcagatcttcagactcgttggaaatgtcttCCAATTTCCTTACTAACGATGTTGGTGTTTAATGGTATTTGAGAGAATTTGTGGTCACCTATCTATCAACAAGCAATAATAATACTACTCACCTGTTTGATCGTGAACTCGTTAATTAAGTGATGATTATGTTCATTTAATGTACAGTGTAGCGACACGCAGTCTGAGTGGAATAGCAGCTCCTGGAGGGTGTAGACGCGGTTCAGACCGAGCGACTTTTCGATGCCGTCCGGCAGGTACGGGTCGTAGAAGCTCACATTGAAACCGAACACTTTCGCCCGCAGCGCCACCGCACTGCCTATTCTGCCGAGCCCGACCAGCCCGAGGGTATCACCACGTATTCTCGCACAGCCCTAAAAACCCGAAACAGGAAGCTGATTCAGTTAACGACATTCTAAAAATCAAGTGAATTAGGAACTTACCTGCGCGGCATCCCGCACCTGTTCGGGGCCTGTGAACTTTTTGCCTTCCCGCACCATGTTCGCGAGCCAATACGTTCGCCGGTACAGGTTCAAGATCAGACACATGGTGGTATCGGCGACCTCCTCGACGCCGTAGCCGGGCACATTGCACACGGCGATGCCCAGCTCGCCGGCCGCCTTCACGTCGATGTTGTCGACGCCGCTGCCGATGCGGACGATTATCCGTAACGCTTTGAACTTTTCCAGATCTTCTTTCGTGAGGATGATTGTGTGCCACATGAGTGCTCCCACCGCTTCGTTTAATACCTGCGGGAAAGAAAGATAATGTAAGTGGCATTAGATCGAAccatcaaaaatcatttttttgaacgtagcaattcagggtaaagttttagagaaaagtgatgttcgggCACTTTCAGAGCtctgaaaaacaaacatttttatttattagcaagtcaatttggacttaagggttaaaagctacagccattttaagatgCAATTTTAAAACCTAATTATCTCAAAAAAGCGCAAGCCAAATGTTAAGCGTTACATTGCATTCGAAAGGGGAGATTTAGCActcaaacgctgaaaaaaatcttaccggtattttttctttaaactcgagatatctttatttgaaaatttctaatatttaaGGGAAAGTgcatgggaccaccctaacgaaattcaaaaattctccaactatatgtttttttcatgtaattttgcctgctgaatccgattttgacgatttttggtcataatttgggtttatataattttacatagaacTTCGTCTAAGGGCACTATACGGGGTAGCAATCCTAAATTTCCTGAAGATGAAACACTCTTTCCCATCTCGGGACGTTTTAttcaagtacagtccagacccgattatccgaaaccgcgattatccgatgtttcaattatacgaagttcgattatccgaactgccgttctacgcataattgtcccatgttcgaaaAAGTGCAACCGAGAAAAacgtgattgaaatttttcaaccaatttttccCTACTCGCCCCAATtggcagtttatcactcttatttgtaatcctcttgctgtgcaataggtaaacaagacaaaattccgtaaaagaaaatacttggtgggacatgggacaaacagacttggtgctgtttttaatgaatttccgaacaaagtactagattttatgtgttttttctctaaatacgtcaaactaaacttaaaaattcttaaaagtcaaaatcgtcagaAAATTACATGGGATAATTGTGCTTAGAAcggcctcggaaaaaaaatcacttcagataatcaaatcacgacaaaaaaatcgtatttttttattttcttgcatttaacatcaaattcgagttctgcgacctcatttgagtcaaatttgattatttgattgctttttaaattaaaaattgcatttttccaataTGTTATCACCgcaattttggccgccatcttggatttttttaGAGTACTGCCGCTCAAaacaagtccgtcccatatgtaatttcgtcaattttgaagtaaagatgcagttttgttcgaaatcatgtgaactatcagaaaaaccaataaaatgttGTACTTTATTCCAGAAAACCgaagaaaatcaagtttttcgtgaaattctaacacgtagcctaaTGGGCGGGACAATTAAGCttcacaatcaaaaataagacaacgaaaaatattttttttttttcagaaaaacctTTCACATAAAACTCTttaaatcaggggtgctcaagGTTTTTGGATGCCGTGCCaattttgaagctcaaatgaactTGCGGGCCATGCGTATAAAATTGGTTATTTATATAATGAAATTACGTTATATAAATGTGAAAgactaaaaaaaacatctattacttgaagtttttctttacatttctgttttttaaacattttcgttatttaaaaGTAATAGAAAGCGGTAAATGTCAGTTTTCCATCAGTTTTGTTGATATAATTGTttttggtatttgaaaaaaggtatttagttgaatgtaattgtgttttcatttaaattttaagtattgtcaacattttaaaaatgaaaacataaaatcagaACAATTCATGCTAAGGCATAATTTTATCTTTGAATTGTTACACTCATGAAAAATgcttcaatttttttccaacaataaggccgatgcaaatatttaaaaaatattttgtccctcaactctggccaTGGTCGAGGGGaggcaaaacaaattaaaagaaatatgaaaattgaaaatacaagccagaatattcaaaattacaatgaaaaaattgatggaaaatgttagaaaaacacatcagatttgcaatcataattttcaaaatatgtaagattcgacgaaaaaaatagatttttgcgaaaaacactttttgttgtTTATCGAAAGTTCACTAAAAttccaattatttttgaataaacccgagCATGCCCAAAATGATACTAACCGCAGAGGAATGCgttttaaatggatttcagctgattgcacttaaaaaacaaaagctttgaaaaatatttgcaaccgcCTTATTCTtccgatttaaattttttttctgtctgaatcagatggtagtcaatcagtttcgttatccaactgtcatgagttcgaatcccgaggtggaatgtttctaagtgcaaagtaagtttgaggctcagtttattgaaatggtcataat
This is a stretch of genomic DNA from Culex pipiens pallens isolate TS chromosome 1, TS_CPP_V2, whole genome shotgun sequence. It encodes these proteins:
- the LOC120421022 gene encoding C-terminal-binding protein isoform X1 translates to MLPKRSRLGDVRGPISNGPMQSRPLVALLDGRDCSIEMPILKDVATVAFCDAQSTSEIHEKVLNEAVGALMWHTIILTKEDLEKFKALRIIVRIGSGVDNIDVKAAGELGIAVCNVPGYGVEEVADTTMCLILNLYRRTYWLANMVREGKKFTGPEQVRDAAQGCARIRGDTLGLVGLGRIGSAVALRAKVFGFNVSFYDPYLPDGIEKSLGLNRVYTLQELLFHSDCVSLHCTLNEHNHHLINEFTIKQMRPGAFLVNTARGGLVDDEALAHALKQGRIRAAALDVHENEPYNVFQGALKDAPNLLCTPHAAFYSEAATTELREMAASEIRRAIIGNIPDCLRNCVNKEYFLRSSTGGGAGGYSEGGLQQAHSTTPLEAPHSAGSHGPPSGPPPPSVAVPPVSGVTAPPPQGILLQTPHHSMVSKSPLSAPDPSNHHSVKPEPSEVH
- the LOC120421022 gene encoding C-terminal-binding protein isoform X5, which produces MLPKRSRLGDVRGPISNGPMQSRPLVALLDGRDCSIEMPILKDVATVAFCDAQSTSEIHEKVLNEAVGALMWHTIILTKEDLEKFKALRIIVRIGSGVDNIDVKAAGELGIAVCNVPGYGVEEVADTTMCLILNLYRRTYWLANMVREGKKFTGPEQVRDAAQGCARIRGDTLGLVGLGRIGSAVALRAKVFGFNVSFYDPYLPDGIEKSLGLNRVYTLQELLFHSDCVSLHCTLNEHNHHLINEFTIKQMRPGAFLVNTARGGLVDDEALAHALKQGRIRAAALDVHENEPYNVFQGALKDAPNLLCTPHAAFYSEAATTELREMAASEIRRAIIGNIPDCLRNCVNKEYFLRSSTGGGAGGYSEGGLQQAHSTTPLEAPHSAGSHGPPSGPPPPSVAVPPVSGVTAPPPQAS
- the LOC120421022 gene encoding C-terminal-binding protein isoform X3, which gives rise to MLPKRSRLGDVRGPISNGPMQSRPLVALLDGRDCSIEMPILKDVATVAFCDAQSTSEIHEKVLNEAVGALMWHTIILTKEDLEKFKALRIIVRIGSGVDNIDVKAAGELGIAVCNVPGYGVEEVADTTMCLILNLYRRTYWLANMVREGKKFTGPEQVRDAAQGCARIRGDTLGLVGLGRIGSAVALRAKVFGFNVSFYDPYLPDGIEKSLGLNRVYTLQELLFHSDCVSLHCTLNEHNHHLINEFTIKQMRPGAFLVNTARGGLVDDEALAHALKQGRIRAAALDVHENEPYNVFQGALKDAPNLLCTPHAAFYSEAATTELREMAASEIRRAIIGNIPDCLRNCVNKEYFLRSSTGGGAGGYSEGGLQQAHSTTPLEAPHSAGSHGPPSGPPPPSVAVPPVSGVTAPPPQGILLQTPHHSMVSKSSSSHCFSEETTTSNR
- the LOC120421022 gene encoding C-terminal-binding protein isoform X4, translated to MLPKRSRLGDVRGPISNGPMQSRPLVALLDGRDCSIEMPILKDVATVAFCDAQSTSEIHEKVLNEAVGALMWHTIILTKEDLEKFKALRIIVRIGSGVDNIDVKAAGELGIAVCNVPGYGVEEVADTTMCLILNLYRRTYWLANMVREGKKFTGPEQVRDAAQGCARIRGDTLGLVGLGRIGSAVALRAKVFGFNVSFYDPYLPDGIEKSLGLNRVYTLQELLFHSDCVSLHCTLNEHNHHLINEFTIKQMRPGAFLVNTARGGLVDDEALAHALKQGRIRAAALDVHENEPYNVFQGALKDAPNLLCTPHAAFYSEAATTELREMAASEIRRAIIGNIPDCLRNCVNKEYFLRSSTGGGAGGYSEGGLQQAHSTTPLEAPHSAGSHGPPSGPPPPSVAVPPVSGVTAPPPQELVSLFLGRNNN
- the LOC120421022 gene encoding C-terminal-binding protein isoform X2, with amino-acid sequence MLPKRSRLGDVRGPISNGPMQSRPLVALLDGRDCSIEMPILKDVATVAFCDAQSTSEIHEKVLNEAVGALMWHTIILTKEDLEKFKALRIIVRIGSGVDNIDVKAAGELGIAVCNVPGYGVEEVADTTMCLILNLYRRTYWLANMVREGKKFTGPEQVRDAAQGCARIRGDTLGLVGLGRIGSAVALRAKVFGFNVSFYDPYLPDGIEKSLGLNRVYTLQELLFHSDCVSLHCTLNEHNHHLINEFTIKQMRPGAFLVNTARGGLVDDEALAHALKQGRIRAAALDVHENEPYNGALKDAPNLLCTPHAAFYSEAATTELREMAASEIRRAIIGNIPDCLRNCVNKEYFLRSSTGGGAGGYSEGGLQQAHSTTPLEAPHSAGSHGPPSGPPPPSVAVPPVSGVTAPPPQGILLQTPHHSMVSKSPLSAPDPSNHHSVKPEPSEVH